A portion of the Bacteroides faecium genome contains these proteins:
- a CDS encoding SusC/RagA family TonB-linked outer membrane protein → MKKKHYLLFLLASLFLLTDVVWAQTSATVSGVVIDENGETLPGVSVVEVGTTNGVLTDLNGHYTLKTTSAKPSVSFSYIGYQTTTLPLNGRTKLDVQMKVETKVLDEVVVVGYGVQKKVNLTGSVTSINFADQTEGRPIMSVSSALSGLAAGMNVTQASGQPGSDGATIRVRGNGTFNTNSPLVLVDGIEWSMDNVNPNDIESISVLKDAASTAIYGTRAANGVILITTKNGKGKPQISYSYSGVVQMPYNNLSFVSDYARYMGLVNEACDNVNTKGIFSQESIDRWRAASADPNGLNEYGVPNYVAYPNTDWFDEVFDTGYSQEHNLSVSGSSEKVKYMLSLGYLDNQGVMNRWNLDSSTQKINFRTNLEAKIVKWMTVGTRLYGQKQDYGMANISNGFKYLYQTTPGVYPGEPNYWGRAALASEESSNANNIFGQMAGATGFNTVWRLNASVYGIITPYKGLNIEGTFNYSPTFTDKSSYSRQNGYWDYVTDQRVSESALENASITNTSARTWRQSAEILVRYNTTIKKDHDLGALLGYSAQEYYSKSFAVSRKGATDWTLNELSTYETLVSSSSSSPAKWGLLSYFGRVNYGYKGRYLFEANLRADASSRFGVNQRWGYFPSFSGGWRISEESFMQGASDYLSNLKLRVSWGKTGNNSTGNYDWQANYATGNVVIDGEGTKGLVRKKLSNDKLHWESTATTDIGLDFGFFNNRLTGEIDYYNKYTSDILYHPELYLSMGVVGSAPENLGEVRNRGVEFTLNWNDRIGKDFEYRVGMNFSFNANKVMKFKGELQKYWTYDAQGNKVSYVNNFSDVSESGFGGYICEGRQLGETYMYKVYRGSGEGYTGGAVDIHAGPKDGMIRTKEDMVWVQAMIDSGYSFGGMKTVAKDQLWYGDILYADSNGDMNYGDTNDRDFSGHTSVPKFNLGFNCAFSYKNIDFSMLWSGAFGHYLNWNTDYYNSTLVSHGYGIIEHIADNHYFFDPSNPDDPRTNQWGKYPRLTYGTTYNNRIQSDWNEYKGDYFKLKNIQIGYTLPQRISSKFFVNKLRAFVSMDNILTITSYPGLDPEIGTAIGYPLMRQISFGGQITF, encoded by the coding sequence TTCCGGGTGTTTCCGTCGTCGAAGTAGGTACAACAAACGGTGTCCTGACAGACCTGAACGGACACTACACATTAAAAACAACTTCTGCCAAACCTTCTGTTTCTTTCAGTTACATTGGTTATCAGACCACCACGCTTCCCCTGAACGGGCGTACGAAACTTGATGTACAGATGAAAGTGGAGACGAAAGTACTGGATGAAGTAGTGGTAGTGGGCTACGGTGTACAGAAGAAAGTGAACCTGACAGGTTCCGTGACTTCCATTAACTTTGCCGACCAGACGGAAGGACGACCCATCATGAGTGTTTCTTCCGCCCTTTCGGGACTCGCCGCCGGTATGAACGTCACACAAGCTTCGGGACAACCCGGCTCGGACGGTGCCACCATCCGCGTCCGCGGTAACGGTACGTTCAATACCAACTCCCCATTAGTCCTGGTGGACGGTATCGAATGGAGCATGGATAATGTGAACCCCAACGACATCGAAAGCATCTCCGTACTGAAAGACGCTGCCTCCACAGCTATTTACGGTACGCGCGCCGCCAACGGAGTCATCCTTATCACCACCAAAAACGGAAAAGGCAAACCGCAAATCTCCTATTCTTATTCGGGAGTCGTGCAGATGCCTTACAACAACCTCTCTTTCGTAAGCGACTATGCCCGTTATATGGGACTGGTGAACGAGGCTTGCGACAATGTGAATACCAAAGGCATCTTCTCGCAGGAAAGCATCGACCGCTGGAGGGCTGCTTCTGCCGATCCGAACGGGCTGAACGAGTACGGAGTACCCAATTACGTGGCTTATCCCAACACCGATTGGTTCGACGAAGTATTCGACACCGGATATTCGCAAGAGCACAACCTGTCTGTCTCCGGCAGTTCGGAGAAAGTGAAATACATGCTTTCTTTGGGCTATCTTGACAATCAGGGAGTCATGAACCGCTGGAACCTCGACTCAAGTACGCAGAAAATCAATTTCCGTACCAACCTGGAAGCCAAGATAGTGAAATGGATGACCGTCGGCACCCGTCTCTACGGGCAAAAGCAAGATTACGGGATGGCTAATATCAGCAACGGATTCAAGTATCTCTATCAGACCACTCCGGGTGTATACCCCGGCGAACCGAACTACTGGGGACGTGCCGCACTGGCCAGCGAAGAATCTTCCAATGCCAATAATATCTTCGGTCAGATGGCAGGAGCCACCGGTTTCAATACCGTCTGGCGTCTCAACGCATCAGTCTACGGAATTATCACTCCCTATAAAGGGCTCAACATTGAAGGTACATTCAACTATTCACCGACATTCACCGACAAGTCTTCTTATAGCCGCCAAAATGGTTATTGGGACTACGTCACCGACCAGCGTGTCAGCGAAAGCGCGTTGGAGAACGCTTCCATCACCAATACGAGCGCACGCACCTGGCGTCAGAGTGCCGAAATACTGGTACGCTACAATACAACCATCAAGAAAGACCACGACCTGGGCGCACTGCTCGGATATTCCGCACAGGAATATTACAGCAAGAGCTTTGCCGTTTCCCGTAAAGGCGCTACGGACTGGACGCTGAACGAATTAAGCACTTACGAGACGCTCGTCAGCTCTTCCAGCTCATCACCAGCCAAATGGGGATTGCTCTCTTATTTCGGCCGTGTCAACTACGGATATAAAGGGCGTTATCTCTTCGAAGCCAACCTTCGTGCCGATGCCTCCTCCCGTTTCGGTGTGAACCAGCGTTGGGGATATTTCCCCTCGTTCTCCGGTGGATGGCGTATCTCGGAAGAATCGTTCATGCAGGGAGCATCGGACTATCTCTCTAACCTGAAACTGCGTGTTTCCTGGGGAAAGACAGGTAACAACTCTACGGGCAACTACGACTGGCAGGCAAACTACGCCACAGGCAATGTCGTAATCGACGGTGAAGGAACGAAAGGACTGGTACGCAAGAAACTAAGCAACGACAAGCTGCATTGGGAAAGTACCGCCACCACCGACATCGGACTTGATTTCGGCTTCTTCAACAACCGCCTGACGGGTGAGATAGACTATTATAATAAGTATACTTCGGACATTCTCTACCATCCCGAACTCTATCTTTCGATGGGTGTCGTAGGCTCTGCTCCCGAGAATCTGGGTGAAGTGCGCAACCGCGGTGTTGAATTTACCCTGAACTGGAACGACCGCATCGGAAAAGATTTCGAATACCGGGTGGGTATGAACTTCTCTTTCAACGCCAACAAAGTAATGAAGTTCAAAGGCGAACTCCAGAAATACTGGACGTATGATGCGCAGGGAAACAAAGTCAGCTATGTTAATAACTTCAGTGATGTGTCTGAATCCGGTTTCGGAGGTTACATCTGCGAAGGCCGCCAACTTGGAGAAACCTATATGTATAAGGTGTACAGAGGTTCCGGCGAAGGCTATACCGGAGGTGCGGTGGATATCCATGCGGGGCCGAAGGACGGAATGATACGTACGAAAGAAGATATGGTATGGGTGCAGGCCATGATTGACTCCGGTTATTCGTTCGGAGGAATGAAGACAGTTGCCAAAGACCAGCTTTGGTATGGTGACATACTCTATGCCGACAGCAACGGTGATATGAACTACGGTGATACCAACGACCGGGATTTCTCCGGACATACCAGTGTCCCGAAATTCAATCTGGGTTTCAACTGTGCTTTCTCTTACAAGAACATTGATTTCTCCATGTTATGGTCGGGAGCTTTCGGGCATTACCTCAACTGGAATACGGATTACTACAACTCGACACTGGTCAGCCATGGATATGGCATTATCGAGCATATCGCCGATAACCATTACTTCTTCGATCCTTCTAACCCGGACGATCCGCGTACCAACCAGTGGGGCAAATATCCCCGCCTGACATACGGTACTACCTATAATAACAGAATCCAGAGCGACTGGAACGAATATAAGGGCGACTACTTCAAGTTGAAGAATATCCAAATCGGCTATACGTTGCCGCAACGGATTTCCAGCAAGTTCTTTGTTAATAAGCTCCGTGCTTTCGTGTCGATGGACAATATCCTGACGATCACCAGTTATCCGGGACTCGATCCGGAAATAGGAACTGCCATCGGTTATCCGTTGATGCGTCAGATCTCTTTTGGCGGACAGATTACCTTTTAA